From the Polaribacter gangjinensis genome, the window AGAGGTTAATGACATGATTACTAATGAACTAAATAAAAAAATGTATTTTTTCATGATATGTATTTTTAAAATTTTTAATAATTAATTTTGATTTGAAGTTGAAAATTTCTTCCCAAATCATCTGCAAAAAATCGAAGTCTGTTCAGATAATTTCGGTAAGAAGTGTTTAAAAGATTATTGATGTTTAAACTCACCTGAATTTTGGAGTGTTTTCCCCAATCAAAATTTAGGGTATTGTTGATATGAAACAGATGATACGCATTTGGTGGCGTACTAATATCTACTAAAACTGTCGTGTTTGTTTTTGCAATAAATTGATTGAAATTAAAATCAGGAAAACGATTTTGTCTACCTACAAACTCGCTAATTAAGGTGCTTGAAAATCCATGCCAATCAGTGTTTTTGTAACTTATCGAATTTCTCATTTGAAAAGGAGGCATATCAATAATAGGCATTTTGTTTTCAGTGTCTTGTGCATAGATGTAAGAAGTATTTAAAGAATATCCCCAATTTTCTGAAAATTCTTTTTGAATATTGATGTCAAAACCAAACAAGATTGCATCTGTTTGACGATATTCCCACTTTGGAAAAGCGCCTCTTATGGTTTGTTCTGTGCCATTTGGAGCAATGAAAATATAATCTTGAATGGCATTTACATACGTATCAATTTGCCATTTTGAAGAACTATTCTCTCTTAAAAAAGACATTGAAAAACGATTCGATTTTTCTGAATTCAATGTTAAAGAACCTAACTCGATTCTTGCTGCTGAATGATGCAAACCATCACTAAACAATTCTGAAATGTTTGGAGGTCTTGTTGCCATTGTATAGTTGAATAATAACGAATTTTCATCAGAAAGTGTTCTTTTAGCACCCAAAGAAATCGCGAAATTGTGAAAACTCAACTCCGGATTTGTCAATAATTGCGTTCCTAAATCCTGAATTACCAACTCAGGAAACAACACGTCATATCCTAAAGCATTCCAACGACTTGTTTGATAAAACTTTTTTACACCATAAAAATTAAAATCATAGCGCAAACCAGCATCAAACAACCAATTTTCTGAAAATTCATGTTTGATGGTTGTGTAAACCCCAACATCTGTTTTTTGATAATCAGGAATTAAACGACGCACACCAGTTGCAGGATTTGCCACATTTTCTTGAAAACGAAACAACATTCCTGATTGAAAAGTCCATGAATTTTTGGCATCAAACAAAAAATCGGCAGTTGCAGTATGTGTTTGTAAATTCAAGTCTACAGCAGGAATAAATCGATTTTCGCCAATTCTACGATCATATTCAAAACGTTGATTTTCTTGAAAATCATATTGCAACGTTAATTTTCCAATATTTTGAAAGCGTTTAAAATAACTTACTTTGGCTATAAAATGAGTCACATCTTGCTTTGGATTATCAATAGTGTAGCTAAAATCATTCTGAATCAAAGGTTGTTGACTGTTTAACGCATTCACCAAATCCTGAATTCCACCAATATGCGAAGCTCCTAAAATCCCAATTTCATTTGCAACAGAACTCACAAAAATATTCCAGCCAGTTTCAAAAGTTTTATAACCAGCATTCAACGAAAATGCTGTAGAAGCTGATCCTGTATTTGTTAAAAAATAATCAGGCGCTCTAAAATCTCCAAAACGTTTGTGAGTAGCATTGGCATCTAAAAAATAGCCGTTTTTATACGTTTTATGCAATGAAGTAGCAATATTATAGGCATTTCCATTGGTTTGAAAACTAGTTATTGTGCTTCCAAAAAGCGAATCTTTTCTGATAGGATTTTTGGGATTTAAAATCACAACTCCACCAATAGCATCACTTCCAAAAGCCAAAGCTCCTGCACCTTTAATGACAGAAACGTTTTCAGAAGAATTCAAATCGATGTTTGGTGCATGTTCAATTCCCCATTCTTGGTCTTGCAAACGAACTCCATTGTTCATCACAATAATTCTGCTGCTGTGCATCCCATTGATCATGGGTTTTACAATTGCATTTCCAGTATTGATTGATGAAACTCCCGCAATTTCTTTCAAAGCATCACCCAAAGAAGCAGCACTGTAGTTTTCTAATATTTTTTTAGATAACACAGTTTCTGAAAGTGATGTCACTTTTTTGACCACTATTTTTCCTTTTAAAGTAACTTCTTCTAGTTCTTCTGAATGATGTTCTAATAAAAATTTTCCTTTATAATTTCTATCAATTTTGATGGTTTTTTCGGAAGTTTTACAACCAATATGCGAAATAACCAAGGTAATTTTTCCATTGCAAACATTGGCGATAGTAAAATTCCCTTCACTGTCAGAAACAGCAAATTTATTGGTGTTTTTTATTAAAATGGTTGCATTGTCAATGGCAGTTCCATCATGGAAATCTACAATAGTTCCTTGTATGTTATAGGTGCATTTTTGACTGAATGCCCAAAAGACATTCATGCAAAAAAACACGACGAGTATTTTTTTCATCTGTTTGTTTTAGTTTGTAATAAAGCGAATACTTTATGACAAACTTGGTGGTCCTCTAAGGAAAGATGTTGCTTTTTCTGATGAAGAAAAGGCAGTTGTGTAAATGAAGTTTTTTTCAGCAAAAAGAATGTCAATTTTAGTTTCAAAAACTAAGTTTGATGGACTATTTGCTGAGTTTATCGTATAATTTAAAAAATCGCAATCATCTTCTAATTGATGAATATGACTTTCTATTTTGCTAGAACAAATGCTGTGATTGTGATCTTGAAAAACGTGTTCTAATTTCAATGCAAAAGGTAACATTAGCGCGAATAAAAGCACAATGCTGAGTGTTTTTTGCAGTAAATTTTTAATGACTAGAAACATTTTTTATCAAAAAGTTTAGCAAATATAAGAGAAATCACTTTTTTAAAGCGAAACATTGTTATTTTTAACGAAATTATCACAAATGAATTCGTTTAAAAGTAAAGAAATTTGGATTAGTGGATTTGCGCTTTTTTCACTTTTTTTTGGTGCAGGAAATTTAATTTTACCCACTTCTTTGGGTCTAAAAGCAGGCTTTAATTGGTGGATTGTTTTGTTGGGTTTTGCATTAACAGCAGTTTTTATTCCCATTTTATCCATTTTTGCACATGCCAAATTACAAGGAACTTTGTTTGATTTTGGCAAAAAAGTGTCTCCTGTTTTTAGCACTATTTTTTGTTTGCTAACGTATACAATTGCCATTGCAATTCCTGGTCCAAGAACGGCTGCTGTAACACATGAAATGGCTATTCAGCCTTTTTTTGATGTAAGTCCTTTGCTTACAAGTAGTATTTATTTTGGATTGGTGTTTGTTTTTGTCATCAATCGTTCTAAAATTATTGATGTTATTGGAAAATTTTTAACACCAATTATTGTTATCATTTTATTGATAATCATTGTGTTAGCTATTATTTCTTCTCCAGAAAATAACTTGTTACCAACTATAAAAAGTCCTTTTGTAGATGGAATTTTAGAAGGATATCAAACTTTTGATGCCATTGCAGGCGTTGTTGTTGGAGCAGTAATGATTGTTTCTTTAAACTTAGGAAACCTTCACACTTTTGATGAAAAAAAGAATGTCATTTCAAAATCAGGATTGATTGCAGGTTTTGGATTGTTGCTCATTTATGGTGGATTGATTTTTAGTGGCTTTTTATTCAGTGCTACTTTTCCTGAAAATGCCACAAGAATTGATATTTTAACGAGTTTGAGTTTGCAAACTTTGGGTGATTTTGGAAGGATTTTCTTAAGTGTTTTAGTGGCTTTAGCTTGTTTTACAACGGCTGTTGGCGTGGTTACAGGTACTGCAGATTATATAAAAGGAATTTGTAAAAACTCGCAAAAAGCGTTTGTAATTACTACTGGAATTTGTGCGATTATTGGCATTTTAGTAGGCAGTTTTCAAGTAGATTTTATCATCATTTTGGCTGTACCAGCGTTGATGTTTTTATATCCAATTACGATTGTGTTGATTGTATTGAATGTTTTGCCTAATAAATATGGGTCAAAATTGGTTTTTAGAGCAGTTGTTTTCACCACATTTTTATTCAGCATTCCTGATTTTTTAGGATTTATAATTGATGAAAAATATCTAGTAACTATTAAAAATATTATTCCTTTAGCCAACAATAATTTGGGTTGGGTTTTGCCGAGTTTGTTGGTTTTTGTGGTGGTGAATTTTTGGGGCAACAATAAAATTGATTTAACAGAAATTTAATTTTCTTAATTTTTCACAATCTTAAAATCAGTAATAAAATCCCTATTTTTGCTTTTTTAAAATTTAACATTTGCTACACTATTATTCATATCCAAATGCAAACGCCACAGAATGGGTTACTTTTGTGCATGGTGCAGGAGGAAGCAGTTCTATTTGGTACAAACAAGTGCGTGATTTTAAAAAAGAATTCAATGTATTGATGTTGGATTTGCGTGGTCATGGAAATAGCAAACCGAGTTTAAAAGACACCTTCAATCCGAAATATACTTTCGAAACAATTACGAATGATATTGTAGAGGTAATTGAACATTTACAGATTCAAAAATCACATTTTATTGGCATTTCTTTAGGGACAATTCTCATTAGAAATTTGGCAGAAATGCGTCCTGATTTAGTGCAAAGTATGATTTTGGGTGGTGCCATTATCAAATTGGATGTTCGCTCTCAAATCTTGATGAAAATTGGAAATATTTTCAAATCAGTTGTGCCTTATATGTTTTTATACAAGTTGTTTGCATTTATCATAATGCCCAAAAAGAATCACAAAAAATCACGTTTGTTATTTGTAAATGAAGCCAAAAAACTATATCAAAAAGAGTTTTTACGATGGTTTAAATTGACGGCTGAAATCAATCCTTTACTGCGTTTTTTTAGAGCGAAAGACATTAAAATCCCCACTTTATACATTATGGGTGCTGAAGATCATTTGTTTTTGCCATCTATCAAACATGTTGTTTCTGAGCATCTTAGTTCAACACTTTTTGTAATTGAAAATTGTGGTCATGTTGTAAATGTTGAAAAACCTGCAACATTCAATGTACAAACGATTCGTTTTATCCAATCTTTGGCGTAAAAAAATAATCTATAATTTAAAACACCTCACAGGTTTTTAAAACCTGTGAGGTGTATAAAAATTTTTAAAGATTAGAAAATATAAAGATTCGAATTCCTTATTTCTGATTCATCAAATCTTCAATTTCATCTGCTTCAATCGGAATATTTTTCATCAAATTGAAAGGTTCACCTTTTTCTTGTACAACCACATCATCTTCTAAACGAATTCCAAAACCTTCTTTTGGGATGTAAATTCCAGGCTCAACAGTAAACACCATATTTGCTTTTATGGGTTCGTGAATCAAACCATAATCATGCGTGTCTAAACCAATATGATGACTTGTTCCGTGCATAAAATATTTTTTATAGGCAGGCCATTTTGGGTCTTCATTATGAACATCTGCTTTGTCTATCAACCCTAATTTTAGCAATTCTGAGGTCATGATTTTACCAACTTCTACATGATATTCTTTCCAAAAAACGCCAGGAACTAACATTTTTGTAGCTTCTTTTTTTACATTATTTACAGCATTGTACACCGCTTTTTGTCTTTCAGTAAAACGTCCAGAAACCGGAATTGTTCTCGTTAAATCACTCTTATAATTGGCATATTCTGCAGCAACATCTAGCAATAATAAATCACCAGCTTTACACTCTTGATTATTTTCGATGTAATGCAACACATTTGCATTGTTGCCTGAAGCAATAATAGGTGTGTATGCAAACCCTTTAGAGCGATTTCTTACAAATTCGTGCAGCAATTCAGCCTCTATCTCATATTCCCAAACTCCCGGTTTTACAAATTGCAACAATCTGCGAAAACCTTTTTCAGTGATGTTGCATGCTTGTTGCATCAAATCCAACTCAATAGCATCTTTTACAGAACGCAAACGTTGCAATATTGGATTGCTTTTTGCAACACTATGTGCAGGATATTTTGCCAACAACCATTTTGTAAAGCGATCTTCACGCGTTTCAGTTTCTACTTTTGCACGGTAATGTTCGTTGGTATTGATGTAAAAAGTATCGCAATAAGAAGCCATTTCAAACAACACTTTTTCCAATTCTTGCAACCAAAAAACGGTTTTTATTCCAGAAGTTGCAAAGGCAGCTTCTTTAGTTAGTTTTTCACCTTCCCAAACTGCAATATGATCATTGGTTTCGCGCACAAAAAGTACTTCACGCAATTCATGATTTGGACAATCAGGAAAAATCATTAATACACTTTCTTCTTGATCTACACCACTCAAATAAAAAATATCTCTATGTTGTTCAAAAGGCATGGTGCCATCTGCACTTGTAGGATAAATATCATTCGAATTAAAAATTGCCAAACTATTTGGCTTCATTTGAGAAGCAAAATTTTTGCGGTTTTTAATAAAAAGTGATGCGTTTATTGGGTGGTATTTCATGATAAAAAGTTTTAAAATACAAATGTAGGAATATTATTAGCAACTAAAAATTTGGTTTTATGGCAAAGATTCTAAGCACACGCAAAGATCATAAAGACTTTAAATAATCTTTTGAGAACTTTGTGAAAACCCTTTACATTTAAAATCCTTTAAAACTTCTTTTTAGGAGCTGAATTTCCTGGTTTTTTTCGCCCAAAAAAACCTTTCTTTTTAATTGATTTTACCTCTGGAGTTGTCGTATTTGATGCTTTTTTCTTTTTTCCAAACGAACCTTTGCTTTGAGTTGCAGCTCTTTTAGGCTCTGCAGTATCTGTAGGTTCAAAACCTTTTACAATTTCTGAATCTAATTTTTCATTGAGTAGTTTTTCAATCTCATTTTGATATTCAGTTTCTTCACTACAAACCAATGAAATTGCTTCTCCTGCAGCACCTGCTCTTCCAGTTCTTCCAATTCTGTGTACATAATCCTCAGGAACATTTGGCAATTCGAAATTGATTACATGAGGTAATAAAGGAATATCCAAACCACGAGCAGCAATGTCAGTTGCAACCAATACTTTTATAGAATTTTCTTTGAAAGTTTTCAAGGCTTTTGTTCTTGCACCTTGACTTTTATTTCCATGTATTGCAGCTGCAGAAATGTTTGATTTTATCAATTTTTCAGTCAATTTGTTTGCGCCATGTTTTGTGCGCGTAAAAACCAATATTTGTTGCCAATCATTGTTTTTTATGAGTTGAATCATAAAATCCGTTTTCTTGTTTTTATCGATTTTATATACTTTGTGTGTCACTTTTACGGCTGTTGAATTTTGTGGTTCAGCAGCAACAGAAACAGGATTGTTTAAAATTCCTTCCGCTAATTTTCGAATTTCAGGAGAAAAAGTTGCAGAAAACATCAAATTTTGACGCTTTACAGGCATAAAACTGATGAGTTTATTTAAATCTCTTGCAAAACCCATGTCTAACATTCTGTCAGCCTCATCTAAAATCAAGACATCAATTCGTTTGAATGATACTGAGTTTTGTTCATGCAAATCCAATAATCTTCCTGGAGTCGCCACCAAAATATCAACCCCATATTTGAGCATTGCTTTTTGCGAAGTAATATTTACGCCACCAAAAACAACTCCCGATTTTATATTCACATATTTACTGTACTCTTTGATGTTTTCATATACTTGAGCAGCCAATTCTCTTGTAGGCGTTAAAACTAAAGCGCGCAAAGGTCTGAACTTTGGATGTTTTGTTTCGGTTAAATATTGTAAAACTGGCAGTGTAAAACTTGCTGTTTTTCCAGTTCCAGTTTGTGCAGATGCTAGTACATCTTTTCCTTCTAAAATATGTGGAATTGCTTTTTGTTGAATGGGAGAAGGAGTTGTATATCCTTTTTCTTCTACTGCTTTTACAAATGCAGCTGTTAATCCTAAAGATTTGAATGGCATAAATGGTTTTTAAGAAACAACATTTTTGTTGTTCTAAATCTGCTACAAAAGTAGGTTGAATCTTGTCTACAAAACGACAAATTATGAGATTATATTCAAAATCAGTAATATAAAACAATAAAAAAGAGGTTATAAAACCTCTTTAAAATTTATAAACGCACTTATTGTATTATCTTTTTTTAGAAAGTCCACGTTTAAAAAGTCCTAAAACAAACAAAATAATGATTGCACCAGAAGCTCCTTTAATTATATCACTCACTACACCACTTCCTACTTTAATACCTAATTCACCAAAAGCCCAGGTTCCAACAAAACTTCCTGCAATACCAATAATAATGCTTACTAAAAGTCCATAACCGTTGTCACTCATTAATACATCTGCAATATATCCGCAGACAGCTCCAATAATAATTGTGTAAATAATACCATCCATAGTTTTAAAAGTTAATTGTTAAATTAGTGCCAATTTAATCAAAAATCTATATAAATTTCAAGATATTTGAAATTAATTACCAACTAATCAATCATTTTTAATAGTTACATCATGAAGAATACTATTTTTTATTTCGTTTTATTTTTTACATCAATTGTATTTGGACAGCAAAAACCAACAACAGCAAATGAGGTAAAAGGTGCTTTAACCAAAAAAGAGCAGCTTTCAAAAACGTCTCTTGTAAAAAATCTACCTTTTCAAAATATTGGTCCTAATATCATGAGTGGACGTGTTGCAGATGTTGATGTAAATCCTGAAAATACAACTGAGTTTTATGTAGGATATGCTTCTGGTGGATTGTGGTATACCAACAATAATGGCATCACTTTTATGCCAGTCATGGACAATTCCGAAACTCAAAATATTGGAGATATTGCCGTTGATTGGAAATCTGGAACAATTTGGGTTGGTACAGGCGAAAAAAATTCATCACGTTCTTCGTATGCAGGAATTGGAATGTTAAAATCTACAGACAAAGGAAAATCTTGGAAAAATGTTGGTTTGTTAGATTCTCATCACGTAAGTAGAATTGTCATCAATCCAACAAATTCGGATGAAGTGATTGTGGGTGTCATCGGACATTTGTATTCATCCAATGAGGAAAGAGGTATTTTTAAAACTACAGATGGTGGAAAAACATGGAAAAAAACATTATATATCAACGAAAATACAGGGATTATTGATGTAGAACCTGCTCCAAACAACTTTAATATCATGTATGCTGCTTCTTGGGAAAGAGAACGAAAAGCATGGGATTTTGATGGCGATGGAAAAAACTCTGCCATTTATAAAAGCACAGATGCAGGAACTACTTGGACAAAAATTTCTGATAATAATGGATTTCCAAATGGTGATGGAGTTGGAAGAATTGGCTTAGCTGTTTTTAATGAAAACACAGTGTATGTTTTGCATGATAGTCAGTTTAGAGAAGCAAAAAGCGATAAAAAATCAGCTTCAAAATCTTTGACCAAAGAAGATTTTAAAACCATGACTACAGATGCTTTTTTAGCATTATCAGATAAAGACCTGAATACGTATTTAAAAACCTATGGCTTTCAAGAAAAATACCGTGCTGAAAATGTAAAACAAATGGTGAGAGTTGGTACTATAAAACCCATTGATTTTGCAAGATATTTAGAGGACGAAAACGAAGTTGTTTTTGACACTCCTGTAATTGGTGCTGAGGTTTTTAAAACGACCAATGGCGGAAAATCCTGGAAAAAAACACACACAGGCAATATTGATGGATTGTATTCTTCTTATGGCTATTATTTTGGTGAAATTAGAGTGGATTTACAAGATGAAAATAAAATTTACGTACTGGGAGTTCCTATTTTAAAATCGAAAGATGGTGGCAAAACATTTATCGGGATCAATGGAGAAAACGTGCATGCAGATCATCAAGCATTGTGGGTAAATCCAAAAAAATCAGGGCATTTATTAAATGGAAATGATGGTGGATTGAATCTTTCTTATGATGATGGTGAAAATTGGTCAAAATTGAATGAGCCCTCTGTTGGGCAATTTTATGCAGTGTATGTTGACAATCAAAAAGACTATCAAGTTTATGGAGGTTTGCAAGATAATGGGGTTTGGGTTGGAAGCCACAATGCTCGCATTGACAAACGTTGGCATCAATCAGGACAAAATCCTTTTGAGTCAATCATGGGTGGAGATGGTATGCAAGTGCAAGTGGATGAACGAAATCCGAACATTGTTTACACAGGATATCAGTTTGGAAATTATTTCAGAATTGATAGAAAATCGGGTAAAAATACCTACATCCAACCAAAACATACGTTAGGTGAATCGCCTTATAGATTCAACTGGCAAACGCCTATTTTGCTATCAAAACACAATCAAGATATTTTATATTTAGGAGGCAATAAATTGCATCGTTCATTAAATCAAGGAGATGATTGGGAAACTATTTCTGATGATTTAACAACTGGTGGCAAAAAAGGAAATGTCGCTTTTGGAACATTAACAAGCATTTCTGAAAGTCCATTTCAATTCGGATTGTTATACACTGGTTCTGATGATGGTTTGGTGCATATTACCAAAAATGGTGGAGGTTCTTGGGAAAAAATTTCTGACAATTTGCCTCAAGGTTTGTGGGTTTCAAGAGTCATTGCTTCTGCACATCAAAAAGAGCGTGTTTACGTAACCTTAAATGGCTACAGATTTGATGATTTTACACCTTATATTTATGTTTCTGAAGATTTCGGAAAAACTTGGAAAAACATTGGAATTAGCATTCCAACTTCATCTGTAAATGTGATAAAAGAAGATCCTGCAAACGAAAACATCTTATATGTTGGTACAGATAATGGCGCTTACATTTCTTTTGATAAAGGAGATTCTTGGGAAATTTTCAATAAAAACTTACCCAATGTTGCTGTTCATGATTTGGTGATTCAAGAAAGAGAAAAACACCTGATTTTAGGAACTCATGGTCGTAGTTTGTACAAAGCAAATATTG encodes:
- a CDS encoding TonB-dependent receptor, which encodes MKKILVVFFCMNVFWAFSQKCTYNIQGTIVDFHDGTAIDNATILIKNTNKFAVSDSEGNFTIANVCNGKITLVISHIGCKTSEKTIKIDRNYKGKFLLEHHSEELEEVTLKGKIVVKKVTSLSETVLSKKILENYSAASLGDALKEIAGVSSINTGNAIVKPMINGMHSSRIIVMNNGVRLQDQEWGIEHAPNIDLNSSENVSVIKGAGALAFGSDAIGGVVILNPKNPIRKDSLFGSTITSFQTNGNAYNIATSLHKTYKNGYFLDANATHKRFGDFRAPDYFLTNTGSASTAFSLNAGYKTFETGWNIFVSSVANEIGILGASHIGGIQDLVNALNSQQPLIQNDFSYTIDNPKQDVTHFIAKVSYFKRFQNIGKLTLQYDFQENQRFEYDRRIGENRFIPAVDLNLQTHTATADFLFDAKNSWTFQSGMLFRFQENVANPATGVRRLIPDYQKTDVGVYTTIKHEFSENWLFDAGLRYDFNFYGVKKFYQTSRWNALGYDVLFPELVIQDLGTQLLTNPELSFHNFAISLGAKRTLSDENSLLFNYTMATRPPNISELFSDGLHHSAARIELGSLTLNSEKSNRFSMSFLRENSSSKWQIDTYVNAIQDYIFIAPNGTEQTIRGAFPKWEYRQTDAILFGFDINIQKEFSENWGYSLNTSYIYAQDTENKMPIIDMPPFQMRNSISYKNTDWHGFSSTLISEFVGRQNRFPDFNFNQFIAKTNTTVLVDISTPPNAYHLFHINNTLNFDWGKHSKIQVSLNINNLLNTSYRNYLNRLRFFADDLGRNFQLQIKINY
- a CDS encoding DEAD/DEAH box helicase, with the protein product MPFKSLGLTAAFVKAVEEKGYTTPSPIQQKAIPHILEGKDVLASAQTGTGKTASFTLPVLQYLTETKHPKFRPLRALVLTPTRELAAQVYENIKEYSKYVNIKSGVVFGGVNITSQKAMLKYGVDILVATPGRLLDLHEQNSVSFKRIDVLILDEADRMLDMGFARDLNKLISFMPVKRQNLMFSATFSPEIRKLAEGILNNPVSVAAEPQNSTAVKVTHKVYKIDKNKKTDFMIQLIKNNDWQQILVFTRTKHGANKLTEKLIKSNISAAAIHGNKSQGARTKALKTFKENSIKVLVATDIAARGLDIPLLPHVINFELPNVPEDYVHRIGRTGRAGAAGEAISLVCSEETEYQNEIEKLLNEKLDSEIVKGFEPTDTAEPKRAATQSKGSFGKKKKASNTTTPEVKSIKKKGFFGRKKPGNSAPKKKF
- a CDS encoding aminopeptidase P family protein, with the translated sequence MKYHPINASLFIKNRKNFASQMKPNSLAIFNSNDIYPTSADGTMPFEQHRDIFYLSGVDQEESVLMIFPDCPNHELREVLFVRETNDHIAVWEGEKLTKEAAFATSGIKTVFWLQELEKVLFEMASYCDTFYINTNEHYRAKVETETREDRFTKWLLAKYPAHSVAKSNPILQRLRSVKDAIELDLMQQACNITEKGFRRLLQFVKPGVWEYEIEAELLHEFVRNRSKGFAYTPIIASGNNANVLHYIENNQECKAGDLLLLDVAAEYANYKSDLTRTIPVSGRFTERQKAVYNAVNNVKKEATKMLVPGVFWKEYHVEVGKIMTSELLKLGLIDKADVHNEDPKWPAYKKYFMHGTSHHIGLDTHDYGLIHEPIKANMVFTVEPGIYIPKEGFGIRLEDDVVVQEKGEPFNLMKNIPIEADEIEDLMNQK
- a CDS encoding WD40/YVTN/BNR-like repeat-containing protein is translated as MKNTIFYFVLFFTSIVFGQQKPTTANEVKGALTKKEQLSKTSLVKNLPFQNIGPNIMSGRVADVDVNPENTTEFYVGYASGGLWYTNNNGITFMPVMDNSETQNIGDIAVDWKSGTIWVGTGEKNSSRSSYAGIGMLKSTDKGKSWKNVGLLDSHHVSRIVINPTNSDEVIVGVIGHLYSSNEERGIFKTTDGGKTWKKTLYINENTGIIDVEPAPNNFNIMYAASWERERKAWDFDGDGKNSAIYKSTDAGTTWTKISDNNGFPNGDGVGRIGLAVFNENTVYVLHDSQFREAKSDKKSASKSLTKEDFKTMTTDAFLALSDKDLNTYLKTYGFQEKYRAENVKQMVRVGTIKPIDFARYLEDENEVVFDTPVIGAEVFKTTNGGKSWKKTHTGNIDGLYSSYGYYFGEIRVDLQDENKIYVLGVPILKSKDGGKTFIGINGENVHADHQALWVNPKKSGHLLNGNDGGLNLSYDDGENWSKLNEPSVGQFYAVYVDNQKDYQVYGGLQDNGVWVGSHNARIDKRWHQSGQNPFESIMGGDGMQVQVDERNPNIVYTGYQFGNYFRIDRKSGKNTYIQPKHTLGESPYRFNWQTPILLSKHNQDILYLGGNKLHRSLNQGDDWETISDDLTTGGKKGNVAFGTLTSISESPFQFGLLYTGSDDGLVHITKNGGGSWEKISDNLPQGLWVSRVIASAHQKERVYVTLNGYRFDDFTPYIYVSEDFGKTWKNIGISIPTSSVNVIKEDPANENILYVGTDNGAYISFDKGDSWEIFNKNLPNVAVHDLVIQEREKHLILGTHGRSLYKANIANLQLFTKEFMNKRTHIFKMEAIQKRNNWGSARNDWSEVYEPAMTIPFYVNSNRKTTVEIVMNDVILNTFIVTPDKGYNEVSFDLSFNEKGKKAYEDANKNNKLEKAKNGKFYLPKGTYTVKIGDEKATFEIK
- a CDS encoding GlsB/YeaQ/YmgE family stress response membrane protein, whose protein sequence is MDGIIYTIIIGAVCGYIADVLMSDNGYGLLVSIIIGIAGSFVGTWAFGELGIKVGSGVVSDIIKGASGAIIILFVLGLFKRGLSKKR
- a CDS encoding branched-chain amino acid transport system II carrier protein; the protein is MNSFKSKEIWISGFALFSLFFGAGNLILPTSLGLKAGFNWWIVLLGFALTAVFIPILSIFAHAKLQGTLFDFGKKVSPVFSTIFCLLTYTIAIAIPGPRTAAVTHEMAIQPFFDVSPLLTSSIYFGLVFVFVINRSKIIDVIGKFLTPIIVIILLIIIVLAIISSPENNLLPTIKSPFVDGILEGYQTFDAIAGVVVGAVMIVSLNLGNLHTFDEKKNVISKSGLIAGFGLLLIYGGLIFSGFLFSATFPENATRIDILTSLSLQTLGDFGRIFLSVLVALACFTTAVGVVTGTADYIKGICKNSQKAFVITTGICAIIGILVGSFQVDFIIILAVPALMFLYPITIVLIVLNVLPNKYGSKLVFRAVVFTTFLFSIPDFLGFIIDEKYLVTIKNIIPLANNNLGWVLPSLLVFVVVNFWGNNKIDLTEI
- a CDS encoding alpha/beta fold hydrolase, which translates into the protein MLHYYSYPNANATEWVTFVHGAGGSSSIWYKQVRDFKKEFNVLMLDLRGHGNSKPSLKDTFNPKYTFETITNDIVEVIEHLQIQKSHFIGISLGTILIRNLAEMRPDLVQSMILGGAIIKLDVRSQILMKIGNIFKSVVPYMFLYKLFAFIIMPKKNHKKSRLLFVNEAKKLYQKEFLRWFKLTAEINPLLRFFRAKDIKIPTLYIMGAEDHLFLPSIKHVVSEHLSSTLFVIENCGHVVNVEKPATFNVQTIRFIQSLA